The following are encoded in a window of Gramella sp. MT6 genomic DNA:
- the ilvD gene encoding dihydroxy-acid dehydratase yields the protein MNTKYSSKITQSDSQPASQAMLHAIGLDREDLKKPFVGIGSTGYEGNPCNMHLNDLAKEVKKGTQNAGLNGLIFNTIGVSDGISMGTPGMRYSLPSRDIIADSMETVVAGMSYDGLVTVVGCDKNMPGALMAMLRLNRPSVLVYGGTIASGCHNGKKLDVVSAFEAWGSKVSGEMQEEEYQAVIEKACPGAGACGGMYTANTMASAIEALGMSLPFNSSNPATGPEKVQESIKAGEAMEYLLENDLKPKDIVTAKSFENAVRLLTVLGGSTNAVLHFLAIAKAADISFGLKDFERICEETPFLADLKPSGKYLMEDIHRIGGIPAVMKYMLEKGLLHGECMTVTGKTIAENLENVEPLPFDQDVIHPVEKPIKATGHIRILYGNLASEGSVAKITGKEGLKFTGKARVFNGEFEANEGISSGKVQKGDVVVIRYEGPKGGPGMPEMLKPTSAIMGAGLGKEVALITDGRFSGGTHGFVVGHITPEAQEGGLIGLLKDGDEISINAETNRIEAHLSDEEISERKKAWKAPAFKVSGGVLYKYAKTVASASQGCVTDEF from the coding sequence ATGAATACCAAATACAGTAGCAAAATAACACAAAGTGATTCTCAGCCTGCTTCACAGGCGATGCTTCACGCCATAGGACTAGACAGAGAAGATCTTAAAAAACCTTTCGTAGGTATAGGAAGTACTGGTTATGAAGGTAATCCCTGTAATATGCACCTGAATGATCTTGCGAAAGAAGTAAAAAAAGGAACTCAAAATGCAGGATTAAACGGACTTATTTTTAACACCATTGGAGTAAGTGATGGTATTTCTATGGGTACGCCGGGAATGCGCTATTCCCTTCCTTCCAGGGATATTATAGCAGATTCTATGGAAACTGTGGTAGCAGGAATGTCTTATGACGGGCTGGTGACTGTAGTTGGTTGTGATAAGAATATGCCCGGAGCATTAATGGCTATGTTAAGATTAAACCGCCCTTCGGTTCTGGTCTATGGAGGAACCATCGCGTCTGGATGCCATAATGGTAAAAAACTGGATGTGGTTTCGGCTTTTGAAGCATGGGGATCTAAGGTTTCCGGCGAAATGCAGGAAGAAGAATATCAGGCGGTTATAGAAAAAGCCTGTCCCGGTGCAGGAGCTTGTGGAGGAATGTATACGGCAAATACCATGGCTTCAGCAATTGAAGCATTGGGGATGAGCCTTCCTTTTAATAGTTCCAATCCGGCTACTGGTCCTGAAAAAGTTCAGGAAAGCATTAAAGCAGGAGAGGCAATGGAATATTTGCTGGAAAATGATCTGAAACCAAAAGATATCGTAACGGCAAAATCATTTGAAAATGCTGTTCGATTACTAACGGTTCTAGGAGGTTCTACTAACGCAGTACTGCACTTTTTAGCGATCGCAAAAGCAGCTGATATCAGTTTTGGATTAAAGGATTTTGAAAGAATATGTGAGGAGACGCCATTTCTGGCAGATCTCAAGCCCAGCGGGAAATATCTTATGGAAGACATTCATAGGATTGGAGGAATCCCGGCTGTGATGAAATATATGTTGGAAAAAGGATTACTTCATGGCGAATGTATGACCGTTACCGGTAAAACAATTGCCGAAAACCTTGAAAATGTTGAGCCTCTACCTTTCGATCAGGATGTAATTCATCCTGTGGAAAAACCCATCAAAGCCACCGGACACATCAGAATACTATACGGTAATCTGGCTTCTGAGGGTTCCGTTGCTAAAATAACGGGTAAGGAAGGTTTAAAATTTACAGGAAAGGCCAGAGTTTTTAATGGTGAATTTGAAGCTAACGAGGGGATATCCTCCGGTAAGGTTCAAAAAGGAGACGTTGTCGTCATTCGCTATGAGGGCCCCAAAGGAGGACCGGGAATGCCTGAAATGCTGAAACCAACTTCAGCGATAATGGGTGCCGGACTTGGAAAAGAAGTCGCTCTTATTACAGACGGAAGATTTTCAGGGGGAACTCATGGTTTCGTAGTGGGGCATATTACTCCTGAAGCTCAGGAAGGTGGACTCATAGGTCTGCTTAAAGATGGTGACGAGATCAGCATCAATGCTGAAACCAATAGGATCGAGGCTCATTTGAGCGATGAAGAAATTAGTGAAAGAAAGAAAGCCTGGAAAGCGCCTGCTTTCAAGGTTAGTGGAGGTGTACTCTATAAATACGCAAAAACGGTAGCATCAGCTTCACAGGGCTGTGTTACAGATGAATTTTAA
- a CDS encoding histidine kinase, with translation MLRKEEILLIIYFILVILFLAGFTVIFFITYQRRKNKILKEKYEAEQNFKAELSNVRLEIQEATLKNVSWELHDNIGQLLSVASMQLNLLNKKVAEENKKGFQEVKGLVASSLAEIRALSRSLNNEVIDYVGLEASVKNEIDRFNRLEVIDAELEIEGTPFQVNQEDSIILFRILQEYFTNVIKYASASRLEVKFTYGQEFLEIRAVEDGRGFDAEAESSGSGLINMRSRAEIINTEFDLNSSIGKGTSLSLRYPTKNTKNE, from the coding sequence ATGCTTCGTAAGGAAGAGATCTTACTAATTATTTATTTTATCCTGGTCATTCTTTTTCTGGCAGGCTTTACGGTGATATTCTTTATTACCTACCAGAGAAGAAAGAATAAGATATTAAAAGAGAAATATGAAGCCGAACAGAACTTCAAGGCTGAACTTTCCAATGTTAGGCTTGAGATACAAGAAGCTACACTCAAAAACGTAAGCTGGGAACTTCATGATAATATTGGCCAGTTATTATCTGTTGCGAGCATGCAATTAAATTTACTTAATAAGAAAGTCGCAGAAGAAAACAAGAAGGGTTTCCAGGAGGTTAAGGGTCTTGTAGCAAGTTCTTTGGCAGAGATCAGGGCGTTGTCCAGGTCATTGAATAACGAAGTGATAGATTACGTAGGTTTGGAAGCATCTGTAAAAAATGAAATAGATCGTTTTAATCGGTTGGAAGTTATTGATGCAGAACTTGAAATTGAAGGAACACCTTTTCAGGTAAACCAGGAGGACAGTATCATTCTTTTCAGAATATTACAGGAATATTTTACAAATGTCATTAAATATGCTTCGGCCTCAAGATTGGAGGTTAAATTCACTTACGGGCAGGAATTTCTAGAAATTAGAGCAGTAGAGGATGGAAGAGGTTTTGATGCTGAAGCAGAAAGTTCAGGCTCCGGGCTCATAAATATGCGTAGCCGTGCCGAGATCATTAATACTGAATTTGATCTGAATTCTTCAATTGGTAAAGGAACTTCGCTATCTTTACGATATCCAACCAAGAACACTAAAAATGAATAA
- a CDS encoding Nramp family divalent metal transporter: protein MKSFFKNLGPGILVSAAFIGPGTVTICSVAGVNFGYSLLWALLISIVACIILQEMSARLGLISGKGLSDCIRDELKNPVIRLLILFLIFLAIVIGNAAYEAGNITGAVLGVEAVFQSKSFEIGAFDFNLWSLLIGGIAFFLLYLGSYKKLEKVFIGLVLLMSIAFILTAIITRPDISGILKGFIPGSFDAGLLTIIALVGTTVVPYNLFLHASLVSEKWNGPQYLGAVRKELVFSLILGGMVSMAIVICAAAANIDKVESAADLALGLEPLFGNSATIFIAIGLLAAGITSSITAPLAAAYVVQGCLGWKGGMQSKRFKMVWMIVIILGVIFSSLGIKPVEIIQFAQIANGLVLPVIAIFLFWIVNQSSVLGRHRNNIWQNIIGFVVIALSVFLGVKSILNVIQNF, encoded by the coding sequence GTGAAAAGTTTTTTCAAAAACTTAGGGCCGGGAATACTCGTTTCTGCTGCTTTTATCGGACCGGGAACTGTCACCATTTGCAGTGTGGCCGGAGTAAATTTTGGATACTCACTACTGTGGGCATTATTGATCTCAATTGTTGCCTGTATCATTCTCCAGGAGATGTCTGCCAGGTTAGGACTTATCTCTGGAAAAGGTCTAAGCGATTGTATTCGAGATGAGTTAAAGAATCCTGTGATCAGGCTCTTGATTCTTTTTCTGATTTTTTTAGCGATAGTTATTGGTAATGCAGCCTATGAAGCCGGGAATATTACCGGAGCGGTTCTGGGCGTTGAAGCTGTTTTTCAATCTAAAAGTTTTGAAATAGGCGCTTTTGACTTTAATTTATGGAGTCTCTTAATTGGTGGGATAGCATTTTTTCTACTTTACCTTGGGAGCTATAAAAAACTGGAAAAGGTTTTCATTGGCCTGGTTTTGCTAATGAGCATAGCTTTTATTCTCACTGCCATTATCACCCGACCTGATATTTCAGGAATTCTGAAAGGATTTATTCCTGGGTCCTTCGATGCCGGCTTGTTAACCATAATTGCCCTGGTAGGAACAACCGTTGTTCCTTACAATCTTTTCCTGCACGCTTCCTTAGTCAGTGAAAAATGGAATGGTCCACAATACCTGGGGGCAGTTAGAAAAGAACTGGTATTCTCATTAATACTCGGGGGCATGGTGTCCATGGCCATTGTAATTTGTGCAGCTGCCGCGAATATAGATAAGGTCGAATCTGCTGCAGATCTTGCTTTGGGCCTGGAGCCTTTATTTGGAAATTCGGCTACGATCTTCATAGCAATTGGTCTACTGGCTGCAGGTATCACATCTTCGATAACAGCTCCCCTGGCAGCTGCATATGTCGTTCAAGGCTGTCTCGGATGGAAGGGAGGAATGCAGTCTAAAAGATTTAAAATGGTCTGGATGATCGTTATCATCCTTGGCGTTATATTCTCATCTCTTGGGATTAAACCAGTAGAAATAATACAGTTTGCACAAATCGCCAATGGTTTAGTACTGCCAGTCATTGCAATTTTCTTATTTTGGATAGTGAACCAAAGTTCTGTTCTTGGAAGGCATAGGAACAACATATGGCAAAACATAATTGGCTTTGTAGTAATTGCACTATCTGTTTTCCTGGGAGTAAAATCTATTTTAAACGTAATTCAAAATTTTTAG
- the ilvB gene encoding biosynthetic-type acetolactate synthase large subunit gives MQVKTASFEKVNTKDTLTVSGAEAVIKCLLEEGVDTIYGYPGGAIMPVYDELYKYQKEIHHVLTRHEQGATHAAQGYARVSGKVGVAVATSGPGATNLVTGIADAQIDSTPMVCITGQVGSHLLGSDAFQETDIVGISTPITKWNYQITKAEEIPEVMAKAFYIAKSGRPGPVLIDITKDAQFASLEFSYKKCSGIRSYKPYPELNLLEVERAAEVINNAKKPMIVWGQGVILGGAEDLFKQVVEKAGIPAAWTILGLSALPTDHPLNVGMVGMHGNYAPNMLTNECDVLIAIGMRFDDRVTGNLEKYAKQAKVIHFEIDPAEINKNVKADYPVLGDVKESLKALLELLEPNSHVEWHQEFKEMYKTEYEKVIKGNLDVNKKDLGMAEVIQEINTQSKGDAIIVSDVGQHQMAACRYARFNGTRSNVTSGGLGTMGFALPAAIGAKMAKPERDVVAVIGDGGYQMTIQELGTIFQTKVPVKIVLLNNGFLGMVRQWQQLFFDKRYASTTMVNPDFITIAKGYHIKAKQVTDRIQLEEAVKEMMESEEAYFLEVKVEQEENVFPMIPTGAAVSDILLE, from the coding sequence ATGCAGGTTAAAACAGCAAGTTTCGAAAAGGTAAACACAAAAGACACCTTGACTGTTTCGGGAGCCGAAGCGGTTATTAAATGTTTACTTGAAGAAGGTGTGGATACTATTTACGGTTATCCCGGAGGGGCGATCATGCCCGTCTATGATGAGCTGTACAAATATCAGAAGGAAATTCACCACGTCCTCACCAGGCATGAACAGGGCGCGACACACGCTGCCCAGGGTTATGCCAGGGTTTCGGGAAAAGTAGGTGTTGCTGTGGCTACATCAGGACCGGGAGCAACTAACCTGGTCACCGGAATTGCTGATGCTCAAATAGATTCCACTCCAATGGTATGTATTACTGGCCAGGTGGGATCACATTTACTGGGAAGTGACGCGTTCCAGGAAACCGATATTGTAGGTATTTCCACGCCAATTACTAAATGGAACTACCAGATCACTAAGGCGGAAGAAATTCCGGAAGTGATGGCGAAAGCCTTTTATATCGCGAAATCAGGAAGGCCGGGACCTGTACTTATAGATATTACGAAAGATGCCCAGTTTGCTTCTTTGGAATTCAGTTATAAAAAATGCTCCGGAATCAGAAGTTATAAACCTTACCCGGAGCTGAATCTACTGGAAGTTGAAAGAGCTGCCGAGGTGATCAATAATGCTAAAAAACCCATGATCGTTTGGGGTCAGGGTGTAATTCTTGGTGGCGCAGAAGATCTTTTCAAACAAGTAGTTGAAAAAGCTGGAATCCCGGCTGCATGGACCATTCTAGGGCTTTCCGCACTGCCAACAGATCACCCGTTGAATGTGGGAATGGTTGGTATGCATGGAAATTATGCGCCTAATATGCTTACCAATGAATGTGATGTATTAATTGCTATTGGGATGAGGTTCGATGACCGGGTAACTGGGAATCTCGAAAAATATGCTAAACAGGCAAAGGTGATCCATTTTGAGATCGATCCGGCTGAAATAAATAAGAACGTAAAAGCAGATTATCCTGTTCTTGGAGACGTGAAGGAAAGTCTCAAAGCTTTACTGGAACTTTTAGAGCCGAATTCTCATGTAGAGTGGCATCAGGAGTTCAAGGAAATGTACAAGACCGAATATGAAAAGGTAATAAAAGGTAACCTTGATGTAAATAAAAAAGATCTTGGAATGGCTGAAGTTATTCAGGAAATAAATACGCAGTCTAAAGGAGATGCTATCATCGTTTCAGACGTTGGTCAGCACCAGATGGCCGCTTGTAGATATGCCAGATTCAATGGCACTCGAAGCAATGTGACTTCCGGCGGACTCGGGACTATGGGCTTTGCGCTTCCGGCAGCTATAGGAGCAAAAATGGCCAAGCCAGAGAGGGATGTGGTGGCCGTGATTGGTGATGGCGGTTACCAGATGACCATTCAGGAATTGGGAACTATTTTTCAAACCAAAGTTCCTGTAAAAATTGTGCTTTTGAACAATGGATTCCTGGGAATGGTGAGGCAGTGGCAGCAATTGTTTTTCGATAAACGCTATGCTTCTACCACAATGGTAAATCCAGATTTTATAACTATCGCGAAGGGATATCATATCAAGGCAAAACAGGTGACCGATAGGATTCAGTTGGAGGAAGCTGTAAAGGAAATGATGGAATCTGAGGAGGCTTATTTCCTTGAAGTGAAAGTTGAACAGGAAGAAAATGTGTTCCCAATGATTCCAACGGGAGCAGCAGTTTCAGACATATTATTAGAATAA
- the ilvN gene encoding acetolactate synthase small subunit, protein MEKKNYTVSIYTENNLGLLSRIAAIFLKRHINIESITASPSEVTEVMRFIIIVNVTEEQIKKIVGQIEKQIEVIKAFYHTDAETIYQETALYKIRSQDFLDDHNIQDFIKETNARIVTVTKEFFVIEKTGKRTEVDALYETLKPYGLMQFVRSGTIAVTKNEMPISGILEKFNTTNSLS, encoded by the coding sequence ATGGAAAAAAAGAATTATACAGTATCAATATATACCGAGAATAACCTTGGTTTATTGAGCAGGATAGCGGCCATTTTCTTAAAAAGGCACATCAATATAGAGAGTATTACCGCTTCACCTAGTGAGGTGACTGAAGTGATGCGTTTTATCATTATTGTGAATGTGACCGAGGAACAGATCAAAAAGATCGTGGGCCAGATCGAGAAACAAATAGAAGTGATCAAGGCATTTTATCATACCGATGCTGAAACCATCTATCAGGAAACCGCTCTTTATAAGATCAGGTCTCAGGACTTTTTAGACGATCATAATATTCAGGACTTCATTAAGGAAACCAATGCCCGCATTGTGACGGTTACCAAAGAATTTTTCGTGATCGAAAAGACCGGAAAACGAACAGAGGTAGATGCTCTTTATGAAACCTTAAAACCATACGGATTAATGCAATTCGTAAGATCCGGTACTATCGCGGTAACTAAAAATGAAATGCCGATTTCAGGAATACTAGAAAAATTTAATACAACAAACTCATTATCATGA
- a CDS encoding bifunctional GNAT family N-acetyltransferase/carbon-nitrogen hydrolase family protein produces MIDSAKIELRNLQVKDYEELKISMVKSYQAMPDEYWSKGEIKTLVNKFPEGQLCIVIDNRIAGCALSIIVDYDKFDDNHNYEEIIGGENFSTHSKNGNVLYGIDVFIHPEFRGMRLGRRLYEARKELCEHLNLKSIIFGGRIPNYSKFAEELTPKKYIEKVKLQEIHDPVLSFQLNNDFHVKKVIKGYLPGDHESKEYATLMEWNNIYYTKPQKLVNTTKTVVRLGLVQWQMRLFKDYDALVSQIEFFVDAVSNYQSDFILFPELFNAPLMAQFNHLSEPEAIRGLSDYTERLLETFREFAINYNINIITGSMPQAIGEHMYNVGFLCRRDGSYERYEKLHITPAEETAWGMKGGNKLETFDTDCGKVGVLICYDVEFPEVSRILAEEGMNILFVPFMTDTQNGYSRVKICAQARAVENECYVAMAGSVGNLPKVDNMDIQYAQSAVLTPSDFAFPVNGIKAEATPNTESTLLVDVDLDLLKELHNFGSVRNMKDRRKDLYSLKKKK; encoded by the coding sequence GTGATAGATTCAGCAAAAATTGAACTTAGAAATTTACAGGTAAAGGATTATGAGGAATTAAAGATCTCCATGGTCAAGAGTTATCAGGCCATGCCTGATGAATACTGGAGCAAAGGAGAGATAAAGACACTGGTTAATAAATTTCCCGAAGGTCAGCTATGCATTGTTATTGATAATCGGATCGCAGGATGCGCGCTATCGATAATTGTAGATTATGATAAGTTCGACGATAATCATAATTATGAAGAGATCATAGGTGGGGAGAATTTTTCGACCCATTCCAAAAATGGAAATGTACTCTACGGAATAGATGTATTTATTCATCCTGAATTCCGTGGAATGCGACTTGGACGCCGACTTTATGAGGCTAGAAAAGAACTTTGTGAGCATCTAAATCTCAAGTCGATCATTTTTGGTGGTAGAATTCCTAATTATTCAAAATTCGCGGAAGAATTAACCCCGAAGAAATATATTGAGAAAGTAAAACTTCAGGAGATTCACGATCCTGTGCTTTCTTTTCAGCTGAACAATGATTTTCACGTAAAGAAAGTGATCAAGGGCTATCTTCCCGGTGATCACGAAAGTAAAGAATATGCCACTCTAATGGAGTGGAATAATATCTACTATACCAAACCTCAGAAGTTGGTTAATACTACTAAGACAGTGGTGAGACTAGGTTTGGTACAATGGCAAATGCGGCTGTTCAAGGATTATGATGCCCTGGTTTCTCAGATAGAATTCTTTGTAGATGCGGTGAGTAATTACCAGAGTGATTTTATCCTTTTCCCGGAATTGTTCAACGCTCCTCTAATGGCGCAGTTCAATCATCTTTCTGAACCGGAAGCTATCCGCGGACTTTCAGACTACACAGAGCGTTTATTAGAGACTTTTAGGGAGTTTGCGATAAACTACAACATAAATATAATTACCGGCAGTATGCCCCAGGCCATTGGTGAACATATGTATAATGTAGGTTTTCTATGTAGGAGAGATGGTAGTTATGAGCGCTATGAAAAATTGCATATAACTCCTGCCGAAGAGACTGCCTGGGGAATGAAAGGCGGGAACAAGCTGGAGACTTTCGACACCGATTGTGGAAAGGTTGGAGTATTGATCTGTTATGATGTGGAATTTCCTGAAGTTTCCAGAATTCTGGCTGAAGAAGGGATGAATATACTTTTTGTTCCATTTATGACCGATACCCAGAATGGATATTCCAGGGTGAAGATCTGTGCACAGGCACGTGCGGTAGAAAATGAATGTTATGTGGCCATGGCCGGTTCTGTAGGTAATCTTCCCAAGGTTGATAATATGGATATTCAGTATGCGCAAAGTGCGGTACTAACTCCATCAGATTTCGCTTTCCCGGTAAACGGGATCAAAGCTGAAGCTACCCCAAATACTGAAAGTACTTTACTGGTAGATGTAGATCTAGATCTTTTAAAGGAGCTGCATAACTTCGGAAGTGTGCGAAATATGAAAGACAGAAGAAAGGATCTGTATTCTCTGAAAAAGAAAAAATAG
- a CDS encoding biotin-dependent carboxyltransferase family protein, producing MAEIEVLQPGLFSSIQDLGRFGFQKFGVPHSGVMDRYAMRICNMTLGNSQETGVMEITMQGPELKFSASAHICICGADISPKVNSKEIPQDEIIEIKAGEVLKFGGLKKGFRAYLGVRGGFDTQEVLGSKSWYEGITDDFRLKKGMLLKYDHRNFNDPDTHSSLKTELEYLDSKIIEVYPGPEFEKLTTAQQEELFTTDFSLDQSSNRMAVQFEQEFSNELESIITGPVVPGTVQLTPSGKLIALMRDCQTTGGYPRVLQFSEKGIETIAQKRPGENIRFQKKEYPKL from the coding sequence ATGGCTGAGATTGAAGTTTTACAACCGGGATTGTTTTCAAGTATCCAGGATCTGGGAAGATTCGGATTTCAAAAATTCGGGGTGCCTCATAGCGGGGTTATGGACAGATACGCCATGCGTATTTGTAATATGACCCTGGGTAATTCTCAGGAAACCGGAGTTATGGAAATAACCATGCAGGGACCGGAATTAAAATTTTCAGCTTCGGCCCATATCTGTATCTGCGGTGCAGATATTTCTCCTAAAGTAAATTCCAAAGAAATCCCACAAGATGAAATTATTGAGATAAAGGCTGGAGAAGTTTTAAAGTTTGGTGGTCTTAAGAAGGGATTTCGGGCTTATCTTGGAGTTCGCGGTGGATTTGATACTCAAGAAGTTTTAGGCAGCAAAAGTTGGTATGAAGGTATAACAGATGATTTCCGGTTGAAAAAAGGAATGTTACTAAAATATGATCACCGAAATTTTAATGATCCCGATACCCATTCTTCACTCAAGACCGAACTGGAATATTTAGATTCAAAGATAATAGAAGTATATCCCGGGCCTGAATTTGAAAAATTAACTACAGCCCAACAAGAAGAATTATTTACTACAGATTTTAGTTTAGATCAAAGCAGTAATCGCATGGCGGTTCAATTTGAACAGGAATTTTCTAATGAACTGGAATCCATCATTACCGGGCCTGTTGTACCTGGGACCGTGCAATTAACACCTTCAGGAAAACTTATAGCTCTTATGAGAGATTGTCAAACTACCGGGGGTTATCCCAGGGTTTTACAATTTTCAGAAAAAGGTATCGAGACGATCGCGCAAAAACGACCAGGAGAAAATATCAGGTTTCAGAAAAAAGAATATCCAAAATTATAG
- a CDS encoding response regulator transcription factor — protein MNKTIIIVDDHKLFAQSLQILVNSFEGFEVLEVFKNGEELVKYSEDGNELPDIILLDMRMPVMDGMSTMKWLKENHPEQKVLTLTVDQEDETIIKMLRLGCRGYLLKDIDPEEFEHALNAIYNSGYYSNKTISEALSREERKQKYEELTSRELEFLNHACSELTYKAIAGEMNLSPKTVENYRESLFNKLHVKSRVGLVIFAIKEGICEV, from the coding sequence ATGAATAAAACGATAATAATCGTTGACGATCATAAACTTTTTGCCCAATCGCTTCAGATCCTCGTTAATTCTTTTGAGGGTTTTGAAGTACTTGAAGTATTTAAGAACGGTGAAGAACTGGTTAAATATAGCGAAGACGGGAATGAACTGCCAGATATAATTCTTCTGGACATGCGTATGCCTGTGATGGATGGAATGAGTACTATGAAGTGGCTTAAAGAAAACCATCCAGAACAAAAGGTTTTAACCCTTACCGTAGACCAGGAAGATGAAACCATTATCAAAATGCTTAGGTTGGGATGCCGTGGATATTTGCTTAAGGATATTGATCCCGAAGAATTTGAACATGCTTTAAACGCCATTTACAATAGCGGATATTATTCTAATAAAACGATCTCTGAAGCCCTGAGCCGGGAAGAAAGAAAGCAGAAATACGAGGAACTTACTTCAAGAGAACTCGAATTCTTAAACCATGCCTGTAGTGAACTTACTTATAAGGCGATCGCCGGGGAGATGAACCTTAGTCCCAAGACAGTGGAGAACTATCGTGAGAGCCTATTTAATAAGTTGCATGTGAAAAGTAGGGTAGGCCTCGTGATCTTCGCGATCAAAGAGGGAATTTGTGAAGTTTAA
- the pxpB gene encoding 5-oxoprolinase subunit PxpB: MIDYPKITPLGDRSILIDFGENISTDTLEKVLFFKQKLENEKFKQKVEVVNTYNSLLISYMFTIEDVYSEFSRLKGLLNEANIPKKPNYKIFQIPVCYDKEFGLDLEHISEVKKLSIERILELHTTPIYQVYFIGFLPGFLYLGGLDSRLEIPRKETPRRMVEKGSVGIGGNQTGIYPKNSPGGWQILGRSPIKLFDKNEDPPCPFTAGDKIKFEAVSREDYDRIEQEVNEGNYQLKFEDHYG, translated from the coding sequence ATGATAGATTATCCAAAAATAACACCTCTAGGAGACCGCTCTATTTTGATCGATTTTGGTGAAAATATTAGTACCGATACCTTGGAAAAAGTTCTTTTTTTCAAGCAAAAACTTGAAAATGAAAAGTTTAAACAAAAGGTTGAGGTAGTCAATACATATAACTCGTTATTAATTAGTTACATGTTCACTATAGAAGATGTCTATAGTGAGTTTTCAAGGCTAAAAGGTCTTCTGAACGAGGCTAATATACCAAAAAAACCGAACTACAAAATTTTCCAGATTCCTGTGTGTTATGATAAGGAATTTGGTCTTGACCTGGAGCACATTTCAGAGGTTAAAAAACTTTCAATAGAAAGAATTTTAGAGTTGCATACGACTCCAATTTATCAGGTTTATTTCATCGGATTTTTACCTGGATTTTTATACCTCGGTGGACTCGATTCAAGACTTGAGATTCCGAGGAAAGAAACCCCTAGAAGAATGGTCGAAAAAGGATCTGTTGGTATAGGTGGAAATCAAACCGGGATCTATCCAAAAAACAGCCCTGGAGGATGGCAAATTTTAGGCAGATCTCCGATTAAATTATTCGATAAAAATGAAGATCCACCATGTCCTTTTACTGCCGGTGATAAAATAAAATTTGAAGCGGTTTCTAGAGAGGATTATGATCGCATCGAGCAGGAAGTAAATGAAGGAAATTACCAACTCAAATTTGAAGATCATTATGGCTGA
- the pxpA gene encoding 5-oxoprolinase subunit PxpA, which yields MERTIHINCDLGEGGKYDEEIMPLISACNIACGGHAGNLESMHRTVRMAMEHDVEIGAHPSYPDRENFGRNHLEMSAKDLKLSIEGQVLSLKQIAESEGGKMTHVKLHGALYNDAAKDENIARLIVECLEDLEEDFRLFVPLNSKISELAMGKFELFFEAFADRNYEPDYSLVSRSKNHALITENQQVFEHVFSMYNDKKIKTFSGEEISCKADTFCVHSDTPSSLEIINFLHKKFAEKGIGVKNT from the coding sequence ATGGAAAGGACTATACATATAAACTGTGATCTTGGTGAAGGCGGAAAGTATGACGAGGAGATCATGCCATTGATCTCTGCATGCAATATTGCTTGTGGCGGTCATGCCGGGAATCTCGAAAGCATGCATAGAACCGTAAGAATGGCGATGGAGCATGATGTTGAAATAGGAGCACATCCTTCTTATCCAGACCGGGAGAATTTTGGCAGAAATCATCTGGAGATGTCTGCTAAGGATCTTAAACTTTCTATCGAAGGTCAGGTTTTAAGTTTAAAACAGATCGCGGAATCTGAAGGTGGAAAAATGACCCACGTTAAACTTCACGGGGCACTTTATAACGACGCTGCCAAAGATGAAAATATAGCCAGACTTATCGTAGAATGCCTTGAAGATCTGGAGGAAGATTTCCGACTTTTTGTACCGCTTAATTCTAAGATTTCTGAATTGGCAATGGGTAAATTCGAACTGTTTTTTGAGGCCTTTGCAGACCGGAATTATGAGCCGGATTATAGTCTCGTTTCACGTTCAAAAAATCATGCTTTGATCACCGAAAATCAGCAGGTATTTGAACACGTTTTTTCTATGTATAACGACAAAAAAATAAAGACATTTTCGGGTGAAGAAATTAGCTGTAAAGCTGATACTTTTTGTGTACATAGTGACACCCCTTCTTCCCTTGAAATCATTAATTTTTTGCATAAGAAATTTGCTGAAAAAGGAATAGGAGTAAAGAATACCTAA